Part of the Crossiella cryophila genome, GCCTCGCCGTTGGCGAAGCGCAGCACGCCGCCGCTGACCCGGCCGGTCAGCCTGCCCGGTCCGCTCTGGGTGTCCACCACCAGGTTCGTGCCCGCGTACTTCGACCAGCACTGGTCGATGTAGCCGCCCAGGTAGTTGGCGAACGCGCTCGCCTTGTAGTGCGCGCTCATCGCCCGCAGGTTGCGGCCGTCCGGGCCCTTCTGGATCAGCTGGTTCCAGGCCGAACCCTCCCGGGACGCCTGGGCCTGCAACGCCGAGCAGATCCCGTCCAGCGCGCCCGCCGGCAACCCTGGCACGGTCTCCACCCGGCCGGAGAGCGAACGCAGCGAGAGCCCCAGCGGCGCGGCCACGAAGTCCACGTAACTGATGTTGGCGAACAGTTCCGCCTCGTTGAAGGTGAACTCGGCGAAGGTCCAGTTCTTGTTGATGTTGGGGTCGGCCGGGTTGAGGAAGCTGGGGTGCACGATGTGCGGGCCGGGGTTGACGAAGAAGTTCAGCTTCTGCCCGGTGACCACGTAGATCCGCGCGCCGTACATCCGCGGGATGGACACCGTGGTCGAGGAACCGGGGCCGCCCAACGGGATCGAGGGATCCTCGCCGAGCGGGGTGACCGGCGCGCCCGGCGAGGGCGGGTAGTACGAGCTGCCGTCGCGGCGGACGAACAGCGGGCGGTTGCCGGACAGGCCGACGACATAGGCGTAGGCGGTGGCCGATCCGGAGTTGTTGACCAGGTTCAGGGTGAATCTCTGCGGCGTCGCGGCGGAGGCGGAACCCGCGGCGAGCTGGCCGATGACAGGGGTGGCCAGTGCTGTCGCGGTTGCGCCGAGGAAGAGGCGACGAGAGATCATGAGTGTTCCTCCACGTCGAGGAAGCTGACTCCATGCCACTGGCGGCTGCGACCTGGAAACGCTCCAGTAGTTGGGACACAGGGAGTGTGCGAGAGCGCTCTCACACACTCCCTACGGTGACGCCGATCCCCGAGGAAAGTCAAGGTGTTCAGCTCGGGGATATGTTCAGGATCGCGGTATATACCGTCACGCGGTATGCAATGCCAGTCCGTAGGTGGACAGGATCTCGTTGATCGGCTGGAACCAGGTCCGGCCACCGCCGCGGCAGTCGCCGTAACCACCCGAGGTGACGCCCTGGGCCTGGTCGCCGGTGATGAAGGAACCACCGGAGTCACCGCCCTCGGCGCACACGCTGGTGCCGGTCATCTGGTGCACCGCGCCCTGGGCGTAGTTGATGGTCTCGTTGTGCGAGAGCACCTGTCCGCAGTGCCAGCGGGTGGTCGAGCCGGAGCGGCACACCGAGGTGCCCACCGGGGCCACCCAGGAACCGCGGACCAGCGAGTCCGGCACGGTGCCCCAGCCGAGCACCACCGGCACCGTCCACCAGCCGCCGCCGGTGCGCACGAAGGCGTAGTCGTTGCCGGGGAAGGAGGAACCGGCGAAGGTGCCCATCCAGGACCGGTCCCAGCCGTTGACCTGGGCGCCCGTTCCCGCGCAGTGCCCTGCGGTGACGAAGCCGCCGTGCACGGAGAACCCGATGGAGCAGCGGACATTCCCGGTGTAGTACGGGTCGCCGCCGACCACCCCGGCCGCGTAGGTGCGCGGGGTGCGCACCCCCTGGCGGTGCACGGTCACCGGTCCGGCCGCGCG contains:
- a CDS encoding glycoside hydrolase family 64 protein, producing the protein MISRRLFLGATATALATPVIGQLAAGSASAATPQRFTLNLVNNSGSATAYAYVVGLSGNRPLFVRRDGSSYYPPSPGAPVTPLGEDPSIPLGGPGSSTTVSIPRMYGARIYVVTGQKLNFFVNPGPHIVHPSFLNPADPNINKNWTFAEFTFNEAELFANISYVDFVAAPLGLSLRSLSGRVETVPGLPAGALDGICSALQAQASREGSAWNQLIQKGPDGRNLRAMSAHYKASAFANYLGGYIDQCWSKYAGTNLVVDTQSGPGRLTGRVSGGVLRFANGEAFTKPSTADVFSCDSGPFSLAGASDVRKAIIPRLAAALNRTTLLSNPNQPHGEVASNFYRNAATNHYARIVHERLPDNRGYAFPYDDVSPGPDFSGATRSGDPGTLTVDVKRLR
- a CDS encoding S1 family peptidase, encoding MPRSAAVRLGLAVSLALSAAAGLAPVAMADPVLSPGLLPAMRQDLGLTERQAVVRVKQEADASRLVPAAESAAGESLGGSWFDPGRGKLVVAVTDPAKAAAIRATGAEAVPVTHSARVLDRAKTTLDQLAATRQAPAEVASWHVDPRGNTVVVNVVEGADSPALRGFLDRARAAGPVTVHRQGVRTPRTYAAGVVGGDPYYTGNVRCSIGFSVHGGFVTAGHCAGTGAQVNGWDRSWMGTFAGSSFPGNDYAFVRTGGGWWTVPVVLGWGTVPDSLVRGSWVAPVGTSVCRSGSTTRWHCGQVLSHNETINYAQGAVHQMTGTSVCAEGGDSGGSFITGDQAQGVTSGGYGDCRGGGRTWFQPINEILSTYGLALHTA